TTTCAAACTAGTTTTTGAACTATTTTTCAAATAACATTGGTATAACAACTTCTTCCCGAAATGCTTCAGGAGGGGTAAACCCAACTAAATCAAGTAGTTCGAAATAGAAATCCTCCTATTGACTCTGGGTTGAATAAGCCGTTTTTCATTAGCCCCTGCTTAGCCTGGGTTTTAGTAACCTAAATCAGGTTTAGGATTACCGAATGGGGATTTCGAAGCCAAAGGTAGTTCCCTGGTTTAAACGGCTATCTACCCACAATTTACCTCCATCCGCATCCACCATTTCCTTGCACAATCTAAGTCCGATTCCAAGGCCTTTTTCGCCCCCGGTTCCGGTGGTGGCATTTTCCTTTTTCCAATTGAACAATTTATCAATTTGTGTTTGCTCCATTCCTACACCGGTATCGCTAACCACCACTTTCAAAAAGCCATTTTCCTGAGTAGCATCCATTCGTATGGAGCCATTGTCTGTAAATTTATTGGCATTAATCAATAAGTTTCTGGAAAGAAGCCGAAGCACATTCTCATTTAGATTTAGAATACCGACATTGCAATTAAGCGCTACGCGGTTGTTCTTATGTTTGGTTTGTAGAGCATTCATTTCAACAATTTCGTGTAGTACTTGTTGAACATTTACCTCCCGAATTAAAATATCCTGACCTTGAAATTGTTGTTTGGCCCAACTAACCATTCCATCCAGAAGGTTTAAGGAATTTTCAACGTAATGTCCTGATTCTTTGACCAAGTCAAGCGCTTCGTCAGGGCTAAGATCGTTTGTATTGAGTAAATCGATAATTTGCCAGAGGCTGGCGAGGGGAGAGCGCAAATCGTGGGCAATTACACTCAGAAGTTTGGCATTGGATTCATTAAGTTTTTGTAATTCTCTGGCCTGGTACTCCAATTTTAGTTTGCTGATTCGAAGCTCCAACTGTTTGGTAACCTGCTTTGACAACACCTGGAGCGCGTTTGCCTGCAATGGGTTTAAGTTACGAGGAATTCGGTCAATTACGCAAAGGGTACCCAATTTAGTTCCATTGGACATAACGATGGGGTAACCGGCATAAAAGCGGATATCAGGAGCCCCGGTTACCAATGGATTATCGTGAAAACGCTCATCGTTTAAAGCATTTCCTACCTCCAGAAGTTGGTCGTTTAATATGGCGTGGGAGCAAAAGGCTACGCTTCGGCTTGTTTCGCTAACATCCAGCCCAACCTTGGCTTTGAACCATTGTCTGCGGTCATCGAGCAGGGTAATGACCGAAATAGGTGTTTTGCAGATTTGAGAAGCCAGTTGAACGATGTCATCAAATTCCTTCTCCGGTGCTGAATCCATAATTTCCAACTCCGTTAAGGTTTTAAGTCTTTCCTCTTCGTTGTGGGGTAATTTTGCAGCAATCATTTCTGTTGGTTTTGGGGGTAATGGTTAGAAATGCTTTTTTTACTTCACTTGCAGACAATTTCACCTACTTTTGGGGACAATGAAAAGCGTTTTTATCACTGGCGCAACCGGGCTGCTTGGCTCACACATCGCTTTGCAAATGCTTC
This genomic interval from Bacteroidia bacterium contains the following:
- a CDS encoding GAF domain-containing sensor histidine kinase; translation: MIAAKLPHNEEERLKTLTELEIMDSAPEKEFDDIVQLASQICKTPISVITLLDDRRQWFKAKVGLDVSETSRSVAFCSHAILNDQLLEVGNALNDERFHDNPLVTGAPDIRFYAGYPIVMSNGTKLGTLCVIDRIPRNLNPLQANALQVLSKQVTKQLELRISKLKLEYQARELQKLNESNAKLLSVIAHDLRSPLASLWQIIDLLNTNDLSPDEALDLVKESGHYVENSLNLLDGMVSWAKQQFQGQDILIREVNVQQVLHEIVEMNALQTKHKNNRVALNCNVGILNLNENVLRLLSRNLLINANKFTDNGSIRMDATQENGFLKVVVSDTGVGMEQTQIDKLFNWKKENATTGTGGEKGLGIGLRLCKEMVDADGGKLWVDSRLNQGTTFGFEIPIR